ccccagtgctctgccaccctcacggtgaagaagttcttcctcacgttcagagggagctgcctgtgcctcggcgtgtgcccgttgcccctcgccctgtcgctgggcaccgctgaaagagcctggccccgtcctcctgccGCTGGCCCTGAAGATGTCTGCAGCCATCGATCAGAGCCCTCtcagccctcccttccccaggctgagcagccgcGGGTgtcccagcctgccctcccccgGGAGGTGCCCAGGCCCCTCACCCCctgcgcagcccccgccgggccctccccagcagctccctgtctctggaactggggagcccagcgctgggcacagcactcccggggcggcctccccagggcagagccgaggggcaggatcccctccctgcgcctgctggccacgctcctcctcacGCCCCCCAGGGCGCCACCGGCCTCCTGGGCCACCGGGGCTGGCTGCCGgcccaggggcagctgctgtgccccgGCACTgcccggcccttccccgcagagctgcctccccgcaggcagcccccagcccctgctggtgcgtggggctgtgcccccccagggcagggcctggcaccggcctctgctgggctccatcaggtccctcctgcccagctctccagcctgcccagctctcgctggatggcagcgcagcctctggggcatcagccgctcctcccgccTTTGTAccagccaccagcctgctgaGGGGACGCTCTGTGCCTTCGCCCAGGTCACCGGTGAATCAGCTGAACGGGACTGGgcccagcgctgagccctgggcagcaccgCTGgccacaggcctccagctgggctctgcgctGCTGGTCGCAGCCCTCTCAGCTCCGCCGTTCAGCCCGTTCTCAGTCCGCTCACACTGATGAACAAAAGCCAAAACTCTGTATTACGTAGGGAGAGACTATGGGAAGAAGTAACACCAATGTCTTACTTCCCTGCAGTATTTCCTAGGCTTACTCTAGGAAGCTTACAAAGTCTGTGCTTGGAACCACCAGTACCAGGAGGACAAGAGGTACTTTGTACAGTCAAGTTACTACTGTAACCCTGTGTGGGCAAAACCCCCTAATTTTAAGAGGTCTGCTCTAAGCCAGAAAATTGACACCCATCTGCCGGTCTCTGGTTTTTATGGAGGTTAAACCCTACTGcttgtctttttaaattatgcatttaaaataaccAGGAagttctaattattttaaaatttgtttcagttggtttgtttttgagTTGGGGATAGGTAACGCGATTACatcctttttccttaaaaggGGATCTGGAGCCCTCGAAAAATACAGAACCCAGACTATTTTGAAGATCTTCACCCATTCAAGATGACCACTGTCAGTGCTATTGGTTTAGAACTCTGGTCTGTGACACCCGATATCTACTTTGATAACTTCATTATAtgttcagaaaaagaagtagCAGACCGTTGGGCAGCAGATGGCTGGGGCTTGAAGAAATTCGTAGCAAGTGCTAATGAGGTATAAACTTCACTACGTTCTCGATAGCTGAAAGCAGCGAGTAAGACGTGCAACGGTTGGAAGAGTTTTCTGTCAATTAATGCTGACAATATTAATTTGTCTTCAGTTAATAATCTTGCTGAGTAACTATGATAGGGTTTTTCTTGTAGTTTGGCATTTTGCCCTTCCTAGATCAATATGCTCTTTGAATTAAAAGGTTGTAACACCTTCCTTAAACACCTAGCAAGAAATGGGCCGCGTTACAGTTAATgggatttctgcttttcatggtGATGCTAGAAATTCAGTTCCTGTCAGCAAATGGAAGCTGAGTTACTTACACTCAaagacctcttttttttctcccccccctccccttgtGGCTAACTCCATTATATATGTTCTTTAGATATTCCTCATGGGAGAGAAACGGATATATAGTCatatggttttttttgtttagtaatTTTATGCCTCTGGCTGCTCTAGACGTACATTATGCAGCTCTGAAAATAGTGCACGTATGTTTACGGAGTTGCATCAGTTCTTCTGTTTCTACGTCTGCATCCACATTTTGTTTGTATACTGCACTTGGCCAGCTGCCACAGGTTTTTCTAGATCTCTGTCCTGTGCTGTAGGATGAACTTGTCCTGACGTGTGGGACCCTGAGCCCCTCTAGTGGCTGCCTTTACTGACTACAGTTTCTTTCTATCAGGCCTGTGTTTTCCTTGAGTGGCAAGAGCAGTTGTGGGAAAGAAGCGATGGGTTGGTGGCAAATGTGGCCAATTCCTGACAGCTGCTGTTTGTCACAGGATGAGCAAGTAGCAACAGCAAATCGGCCCATGCAGTGAGGAAATCCACCTCTTCCCGGtgtctttcccttttctgaaatcttttggGTTTATGTCTGGACTTGCATCTGTCCCTGCATGCACAATAGCAAAAAACATTCCCTTGAGACTCCTCCCTCCCCTGTGCCTCTCAAATGTCCTACCTTAGCTGCTGATGTACCCTTTTCAGAGGTCTTACTGGACCAGGCACTTGCCTTCCTACCTCTACCGTGTAAGTCAGAACTGGGCTGGGAGGACAGTTTACGCCCTGAATAATCGGCTCTCAGGGGAGAGACTATGGTAGTACAGACGCAGCAAGACATTGCTCTTCAGGAGGCCGGCTGATGCTCTGAGGTTCTTGATGCTTCGGGATCTTTCAGCTGACTTAGTACAGCATGGGGAGAAAAtagcacagctgggaagggtGTAAAGTGGGAGGTTGCCAAGGCTCCAAATGCCACTTTACAAAACTGAGTAGTGGCCGGTCTGGTATGTTTGGAGTACCAGGTTTGTTCCTTCTTACCCAGCACCTGCTGTTTATTTGCAGTGTGTTAAGCTGTTCCTTTACGACTACTGAAATCGATATTGTTTTAGTCATTAAAAAGCGAAGGTAAAGAAGGGTTTACTTTGGGCAAGGCAAAGCTTAAAATATATACAGTAGACTTTTTAAACCTGTTAAAATGTTGAAAAGGACgtaaatgcaaaattttttttattactgttttttaatacAGCCTGGTATGTTTAGTCAACTGGTGACTGCTGCGGAAGACCACCCATGGCTCTGGGTTCTTTACATCTTGACATTGGGTCTCCCCGTTGGCCTAGGTGTGTTGTTTTGCTGGCCAGCAAAGGTTAGAGAAATTTACCgtatttttatttggctttattcttaatattttatttgacaACTCTGAGCATCTGTGCAATAAGATGCACTTTTAATGTGCTGTTGATACTATTTAGCTTACAGTGGCTGTTATGTGTAATTCTTAATTTCAGCTTAAATGTAAATTGATTCTTAATCTGTTGtagaaaacagatgaagataTTGACTTAAAACCCCCTGATATATCTAAGCCAATTACAAAGGGAGAACCAAAACAAGAGAGAGAGGAGTTAGAAGAtgatgaaatggaagaaaaagaaaacgaAGAAATTGCTGAAGATGGTAAGATGAGCAAGCCAGCTTGCAGCCtgattaaatataaaaacaggAATAGGACTAGTTCACAGCTTACATTGCCAATAATTACAACCAGTTATTTTAGAAGGTGTGAAACCAGCCTTGCTCCGggtctccttttcctctttggcAACCTCCAGCGAGTGGTGGTCCGTGGCTAATAGCTCTTTGATAAATACAAGCGGGAAGTATGGCTCTCCTTAGCGCTTTTTCACTTTCAGTCAGTTAACGTGCCTCCAACAGTCATGTTTGTAGACAGTGATGCATATTTTCTCCcttctaaatatttcatgtatCGACCACATTTGAATGGTTCAGATTCGGGTACAT
This genomic interval from Falco peregrinus isolate bFalPer1 chromosome 2, bFalPer1.pri, whole genome shotgun sequence contains the following:
- the LOC114011624 gene encoding calmegin-like, with product MTTVSAIGLELWSVTPDIYFDNFIICSEKEVADRWAADGWGLKKFVASANEPGMFSQLVTAAEDHPWLWVLYILTLGLPVGLGVLFCWPAKKTDEDIDLKPPDISKPITKGEPKQEREELEDDEMEEKENEEIAEDEEEGEGGKDIDDDEQQEENEVADGSQEEGDKSNKSGSEDQVSSRFVCQFCLCPSPTSHL